One Nostoc punctiforme PCC 73102 DNA window includes the following coding sequences:
- a CDS encoding DnaJ domain-containing protein produces MSDRFDINHVYNILGLKPGASVDEVKQAYRQMAKTWHPDCFFEPQQKLEAEEKIKEINQAYARLKSYQPDETNQSASTSIKIDFTPSNAESFYKLGIEKAQKEKYTEAIEDFTQAIRLNPNYFEAYKYRGLACSKLGYENRAESDFRNSIQLELKQKKAAPKPTSPPPKPATPPPPKPTSPPPKPATPPPPKSESQPSPWKCVHTLTHLNWVFTTAISPDGKTLASGSSDNTIKIWHLDTGKLLHTLTSHTKWVRCLAFSPDSQTLVSGSDDSTLMIWQVSTGKLLKTLKVHSTPVFSVIISPDGQTILSGGTDSTIKISHIEMGQLLQVLKGHSGLVYSLAICPKQQIFVSGGADNTIKLWNLKSNKLLQTLNGHSGWVMCVAISPDGKILASSSYDQTIKLWNINTGKVINTLAGHCSYVCAIAFSPVGQYLASGSADHSVKLWDVNTGQELYTLNNHSDWVNSVTFSPDSKTLASGSRDMTIKLWQCDI; encoded by the coding sequence ATGAGCGATCGCTTTGATATAAATCATGTTTACAATATTCTTGGGTTAAAACCAGGTGCATCTGTTGATGAGGTCAAGCAAGCTTACCGTCAGATGGCTAAAACTTGGCATCCAGATTGTTTTTTCGAACCGCAGCAAAAGTTAGAAGCGGAAGAGAAAATCAAAGAAATCAATCAAGCCTATGCAAGGTTAAAGTCTTATCAGCCGGATGAGACAAATCAATCTGCTTCCACTTCTATCAAAATTGATTTCACTCCATCTAATGCTGAAAGTTTCTACAAACTAGGGATAGAGAAAGCTCAAAAAGAAAAATATACTGAAGCAATTGAAGACTTTACCCAAGCGATTCGTCTCAACCCCAACTACTTTGAAGCTTACAAATACCGAGGGCTTGCTTGCTCGAAACTAGGATATGAAAATAGAGCCGAGTCAGATTTTAGAAATTCTATACAACTGGAACTGAAACAGAAAAAAGCAGCACCCAAACCTACATCACCACCACCAAAGCCAGCAACGCCGCCACCACCCAAACCTACATCACCACCGCCAAAGCCAGCAACACCGCCACCACCTAAATCAGAGTCTCAACCTTCACCCTGGAAATGTGTACACACCCTGACTCATCTCAACTGGGTTTTTACAACTGCAATCAGTCCAGATGGTAAAACTTTAGCTAGTGGAAGTAGTGATAATACGATCAAAATTTGGCATCTCGACACAGGGAAATTACTACATACTCTCACTAGTCATACAAAATGGGTAAGATGCCTAGCCTTTAGCCCAGATAGCCAAACTCTAGTTAGTGGCAGTGATGATAGCACCCTAATGATTTGGCAAGTGTCTACAGGTAAATTACTCAAGACACTCAAAGTACATTCAACCCCAGTTTTTTCTGTAATCATTAGTCCAGATGGTCAAACTATCCTGAGTGGCGGTACAGACAGTACTATCAAGATTTCCCATATAGAGATGGGACAATTACTGCAAGTCCTCAAAGGTCATTCTGGCTTAGTTTACTCCCTTGCTATTTGCCCAAAACAACAGATTTTTGTAAGTGGCGGTGCGGATAATACCATTAAGCTGTGGAATTTGAAGAGTAACAAACTGCTGCAAACTCTCAACGGACATTCAGGCTGGGTGATGTGTGTCGCCATTAGCCCTGATGGAAAAATTTTAGCTAGTAGCAGTTATGACCAAACTATCAAGCTATGGAATATCAATACAGGTAAGGTAATTAACACTCTTGCCGGACATTGCAGCTATGTTTGTGCGATCGCTTTTAGTCCCGTTGGTCAGTATCTTGCTAGTGGTAGTGCAGATCACAGTGTAAAACTATGGGATGTTAACACAGGACAAGAACTTTACACTTTGAATAACCATTCTGATTGGGTTAACTCCGTCACTTTCAGTCCTGATAGCAAAACCCTAGCTAGTGGTAGTCGGGATATGACAATTAAGCTTTGGCAATGCGATATCTAA